From a single Nostoc sp. MS1 genomic region:
- a CDS encoding HetP family heterocyst commitment protein: protein MNQNTAGITNYNKAINPQQFDKVVEAILAGKYSWACVLMLRFAGYNPLHYIPYRTYNRLLKENSEASKAQQQENVKISQTATVARSNANMPSSCLSKIKDLAYLEVVGKQTTEIQGGNLERWLTAQVHEFQDMQLEPQTVSSQDLSFKLSDLDYMHN, encoded by the coding sequence ATGAACCAAAACACCGCAGGTATCACCAACTACAACAAAGCCATCAATCCTCAACAATTTGACAAAGTAGTTGAAGCAATTCTTGCTGGTAAATATTCTTGGGCGTGTGTTTTAATGCTACGCTTTGCTGGATATAATCCTCTACATTACATTCCCTACCGCACATATAACCGCTTACTCAAGGAAAATTCAGAAGCTAGTAAAGCACAGCAACAAGAGAATGTAAAAATTAGTCAAACAGCTACTGTAGCTAGATCGAATGCAAATATGCCGTCTAGCTGCTTAAGCAAAATTAAAGACTTAGCTTATCTAGAAGTAGTTGGTAAGCAAACAACAGAAATTCAAGGTGGTAATTTAGAACGGTGGTTAACAGCACAGGTTCATGAATTTCAAGATATGCAGTTAGAACCACAAACTGTATCTAGCCAAGACCTTTCTTTCAAATTGTCTGACCTCGATTATATGCACAATTAA
- a CDS encoding MFS transporter, which yields MTRLHFFDSLRNPVFTRLYAAQTTNLLGDALTWVGLALLAFELAGDHSAVVLALALTLRISAFVLLSPLAGALADRVDRKSILVGTHCVRMVIVSLLPFVTQVWQVYVLVFALNVFNAFFTPTYQATIPLVTGENDYAGAIALSSATYQLLGVLGPGIAGSVAAFIGARQVFFLDALTFLVAAVLIFTLPGQLRVELNQQPSTKSSRTWRDIKDGTTRLLSDAPIRYALFMQLVASIAGAQILVNTVGYVQGTLKLGNVQYGWVMAAFGIGATLSAVVFGAISQRFARITFVLFGAVLITLSLLPANYTSLSVLMILWLLAGFGQNCVNLPTQTLIADRIQRDAQGRVYGAHFAWSHLWWAISYPLAGWLGSQFPESEFLYASFVGFALLAVVQLTLRPPVDENEHVHENIWHEHLHIHDEHHQHDHHQGILESEPHTHPHPHQHRLMRHSHPYWVDTHHPRR from the coding sequence ATTACTAGGCTTCATTTCTTTGACAGTTTGAGAAACCCTGTATTTACGAGGCTTTACGCTGCTCAAACTACTAATTTATTAGGAGATGCGCTGACTTGGGTAGGTTTGGCTCTGCTGGCTTTTGAGTTAGCTGGAGATCATAGCGCGGTTGTACTTGCCTTGGCATTGACGTTGCGGATTAGTGCCTTTGTCTTGCTGTCTCCCTTGGCAGGGGCTTTAGCTGACCGCGTTGACCGCAAATCGATACTGGTAGGAACGCATTGTGTACGGATGGTAATTGTCAGTCTGTTGCCTTTTGTGACACAAGTGTGGCAAGTGTATGTGTTAGTATTTGCTCTTAATGTCTTCAATGCTTTTTTCACACCGACTTACCAAGCTACAATTCCTCTAGTGACTGGAGAGAATGATTATGCAGGTGCGATCGCTCTTTCTAGTGCCACCTACCAATTACTTGGTGTACTTGGCCCTGGTATTGCTGGCAGCGTCGCCGCTTTCATCGGTGCTAGACAGGTTTTCTTTTTGGATGCTCTGACTTTTCTTGTGGCAGCAGTATTAATTTTTACTCTCCCTGGTCAGTTAAGAGTAGAGTTAAATCAACAGCCATCAACTAAGAGTAGTAGAACTTGGCGAGACATTAAAGACGGTACAACCCGCCTGCTGAGTGATGCACCCATTCGATACGCACTCTTTATGCAGTTGGTTGCATCCATTGCCGGAGCGCAGATTTTGGTCAACACCGTTGGCTATGTCCAAGGGACACTGAAACTAGGAAATGTGCAGTACGGCTGGGTAATGGCTGCTTTTGGTATTGGCGCAACGCTGTCAGCAGTAGTTTTTGGTGCAATCAGTCAACGCTTTGCCCGAATAACTTTTGTGTTATTCGGCGCGGTTTTGATAACTTTGTCTCTACTGCCTGCAAATTATACTTCTTTAAGTGTATTGATGATTTTGTGGCTATTGGCTGGTTTTGGACAAAATTGTGTAAACTTACCCACCCAAACATTAATTGCCGATCGCATTCAACGTGATGCCCAAGGACGGGTTTACGGCGCACACTTTGCTTGGAGTCATTTATGGTGGGCAATTTCCTATCCCTTAGCTGGATGGCTGGGAAGCCAATTTCCTGAAAGTGAATTTCTGTATGCCAGCTTTGTTGGTTTTGCACTGCTGGCTGTGGTGCAACTTACCCTAAGACCCCCAGTGGATGAGAATGAACACGTCCATGAAAACATTTGGCACGAACACTTACACATCCACGATGAACATCATCAGCATGACCATCACCAAGGAATACTAGAATCCGAACCACATACCCATCCCCATCCCCATCAACACAGATTAATGCGTCACTCTCACCCCTACTGGGTTGATACTCATCATCCTAGAAGATAG
- a CDS encoding FdhF/YdeP family oxidoreductase — MLRKPKKRWTPQHWASWKPFGIGEQYPNNYWEVFRAMWLSRDRLPYAWEILNKGVCDGCALGTTGMKDWTVDGIHVCNVRLRLLRMNTMPAFDEQVLADVSQLVQRKSSELRDLGRLPYPMMRRRGEKGFSRVSWDEALNVISDRIRSTTPDRLSFYVTSRGTVNETYYATQKAVRAIGTNNIDNAARICHSPSTAGLKAALGAGATTCSYKDWIGTDLLVFIGSNVANNQPVTVKYLHYAKKAGTKIVVINTYREPGMERYWVPSIVESALFGTKFAEDFFLVNLGGDMAFLNGTIKHMIANGWVDESFINNYTSGFTELKAALDHQSWEELERISGASCEEMYAFAKMVGEANKAVFVWSMGITQHECGEDNVKSIINLALTKGFVGREGCGLMPIRGHSGVQGGAEMGCYATVFPGGKPINAQNAAQLSQHWGFPVPETQGLIAPEMIDAAYRGQLEVLFSVGGNFLEVLPEPDYVEGALKQIPLRVHMDIVLSSQMLVEPADTVVLLPATTRYEIPGGVTETNTERRVIFSPEIPGPRIGEARPEWEVFLELARRVKPELAHKLSFADTASMRQEIAQVVPMYAGIQHLQQAGDQFQYGGSHLCFGWNFPTADGKAHFTVLTPPQKELPPGHFWVATRRGKQFNSMVQEAKDAITGALREAVLMNPHDAASLGLKDGDKVILRNHLGELAGRVYIAPIQSGNLQVHWPEGNVLLDKSKRSLEGVPDYNAVVSLEKQA, encoded by the coding sequence ATGCTGCGTAAACCCAAGAAAAGATGGACTCCTCAGCACTGGGCAAGTTGGAAACCGTTTGGCATTGGTGAACAGTACCCTAACAACTATTGGGAAGTGTTTCGGGCTATGTGGTTATCCCGTGACAGGTTGCCTTATGCCTGGGAGATTTTAAATAAGGGTGTGTGTGATGGTTGTGCTTTAGGTACAACTGGCATGAAAGATTGGACGGTGGATGGTATTCATGTATGCAATGTGCGCTTGCGACTATTACGCATGAATACTATGCCAGCCTTTGATGAGCAAGTTTTGGCTGATGTTTCTCAGTTAGTCCAGCGCAAAAGCAGCGAATTACGGGACTTAGGTAGGCTACCTTACCCGATGATGCGGCGGCGGGGGGAAAAAGGTTTTAGCCGTGTAAGTTGGGATGAAGCTTTAAATGTAATTAGCGATCGCATCCGTTCCACCACACCAGACCGACTCAGTTTTTATGTTACCAGTCGCGGCACTGTCAACGAAACTTATTACGCCACCCAAAAAGCCGTCCGGGCTATAGGGACAAATAATATAGATAATGCAGCCCGTATTTGTCATTCTCCCAGCACAGCCGGGTTAAAAGCTGCCTTGGGTGCAGGGGCAACCACTTGTTCTTATAAAGACTGGATAGGTACTGATTTATTAGTATTTATCGGTTCCAACGTCGCCAATAATCAACCAGTCACCGTTAAATATCTCCACTACGCCAAGAAAGCTGGAACGAAGATTGTCGTCATTAATACCTATCGGGAACCAGGGATGGAACGCTATTGGGTTCCCTCAATTGTGGAAAGTGCTTTATTTGGTACTAAGTTTGCCGAGGACTTCTTCTTGGTCAACTTGGGCGGAGATATGGCTTTTTTGAACGGTACAATCAAACACATGATTGCTAACGGTTGGGTGGATGAATCTTTTATCAACAACTACACCTCTGGTTTTACCGAACTCAAAGCAGCGTTAGATCATCAATCTTGGGAAGAATTAGAAAGGATTTCCGGTGCATCCTGCGAGGAAATGTACGCCTTTGCCAAAATGGTAGGAGAGGCGAATAAAGCCGTGTTTGTTTGGAGTATGGGCATCACCCAACACGAATGCGGCGAAGATAATGTCAAAAGTATTATCAACCTAGCCCTGACTAAAGGCTTTGTCGGGCGGGAAGGCTGCGGTTTAATGCCTATTCGCGGTCATTCTGGGGTGCAAGGTGGGGCGGAAATGGGATGTTATGCTACGGTTTTTCCTGGTGGTAAACCCATCAACGCCCAAAATGCTGCCCAACTAAGTCAACACTGGGGGTTTCCCGTCCCAGAAACTCAGGGTTTAATTGCCCCAGAAATGATTGATGCCGCCTATCGGGGTCAATTAGAGGTATTGTTTTCTGTGGGTGGTAATTTCCTCGAAGTATTACCAGAACCAGATTATGTAGAAGGCGCATTAAAACAGATACCCTTGCGGGTACATATGGATATTGTGCTGTCGAGTCAGATGTTGGTAGAACCAGCAGATACAGTTGTACTTTTACCCGCCACTACGCGCTATGAAATTCCTGGGGGAGTCACCGAAACCAACACCGAACGCCGAGTCATTTTCAGCCCAGAAATACCAGGGCCACGTATCGGGGAAGCGCGTCCAGAATGGGAAGTTTTTCTAGAATTGGCAAGGCGAGTTAAACCAGAATTAGCCCATAAGTTAAGCTTTGCTGATACAGCCAGTATGCGCCAAGAAATTGCTCAGGTCGTCCCCATGTACGCTGGGATTCAACATTTGCAGCAAGCAGGCGACCAATTTCAGTACGGCGGTTCTCACCTGTGTTTTGGGTGGAACTTCCCTACAGCCGATGGGAAAGCCCATTTTACTGTTTTGACTCCTCCCCAAAAAGAATTACCCCCTGGTCATTTTTGGGTAGCGACTCGCCGGGGTAAACAATTTAACAGTATGGTGCAGGAAGCCAAAGATGCCATTACCGGGGCGTTACGCGAGGCTGTTTTAATGAATCCTCATGATGCGGCGAGTTTGGGTTTGAAAGATGGTGATAAAGTAATTCTGAGGAATCACTTAGGAGAGTTGGCAGGGCGAGTCTACATTGCACCTATTCAGTCAGGTAATTTGCAGGTACATTGGCCCGAAGGAAATGTACTTTTAGATAAAAGCAAGCGATCGCTTGAAGGTGTACCTGATTATAATGCGGTAGTGAGCCTGGAAAAACAAGCCTAA
- a CDS encoding IS630 family transposase (programmed frameshift), producing MKPYSLDFRQKIFDTYLSGGISQRQLANKFCVSLGFIEKLLKQYRETASIAPKVRTKQTPPKLNEEQIKILEEIVEAKNDSTLSEIRFILKEKTGITVGISTVDRMLQRREISLKKKTLHADEKETERVQLLRVQFWLQLHGIPEENLVFLDEAGANLSLIRHSARSKKGKRAHGSRPQKRCKNVSIIGAIALKGVISQYSILGASDGLTFEAYISQKLVPLLWEGACVIMDNCSIHKGGDIEKLIEAAGAKLIYLPPYSPDFSPIENCWSKIKNLLRSIGARSYPDLAKAIESAFNQVSLNDIYNWFTHSCYCTSPD from the exons ATGAAACCATATTCCCTGGACTTTCGCCAAAAAATATTTGATACATACTTGTCAGGTGGAATATCACAACGTCAATTAGCAAACAAATTTTGTGTCAGTTTAGGTTTTATTGAGAAATTACTAAAGCAATATAGAGAAACAGCAAGTATCGCTCCTAAAGTTAGGACAAAACAAACTCCTCCAAAGCTCAACGAAGAACAAATTAAGATTCTGGAAGAAATAGTCGAAGCTAAGAATGATTCGACTTTATCAGAAATCCGCTTCATTCTCAAAGAAAAAACAGGAATAACAGTTGGTATATCTACGGTAGACAGGATGTTACAGAGGAGAGAAATAAGCCTTA AAAAAAAAACATTGCACGCTGACGAAAAAGAAACTGAAAGAGTTCAATTATTAAGGGTACAGTTCTGGCTTCAACTTCATGGGATACCAGAGGAAAACCTTGTCTTTCTTGACGAAGCCGGAGCTAATCTATCTTTAATAAGACACTCCGCCCGTTCTAAAAAAGGTAAAAGAGCGCATGGGTCACGACCTCAAAAACGCTGTAAAAATGTTTCCATAATTGGAGCGATTGCTCTTAAAGGCGTGATTAGTCAATATAGTATTTTAGGAGCATCTGACGGGCTGACATTTGAGGCTTATATTTCTCAAAAATTAGTTCCTCTTCTGTGGGAAGGCGCTTGTGTAATCATGGATAATTGTTCAATTCATAAAGGTGGAGATATTGAGAAATTAATCGAAGCTGCTGGAGCTAAATTGATTTATTTGCCACCATATTCGCCGGATTTTTCACCAATTGAAAACTGTTGGTCAAAAATTAAAAATTTACTACGTTCTATTGGAGCTAGAAGTTATCCAGACTTAGCAAAAGCAATTGAAAGTGCTTTTAATCAAGTTTCGTTAAATGATATTTATAATTGGTTTACCCATTCTTGTTACTGTACTTCACCAGACTGA
- a CDS encoding IS701 family transposase, translated as MDVELQILKHLARDAQPTVALVDEYCAEYKDLFKEVRNYECFKYLHLGIISPIKRKSLPEIAKVVSINSAQSLHHFIANSYWSVNELKSRRLKKIKRALNGQTITVVIDETGDRKKGKKTDYVARQYLGSVGKVDKGIVSVNAYGVYANITFPLIFKVFKPKGTLKDSDKYKTKIELASEIITELMELDFNIELVLADSLYGESSQFIRKLAEYGLGYVVSIRSNHGVWLPAGQSVRANKWCKFERTFSNQKSETRYIREIVYGKKGAITYWEITTDPETMPENSTSFVMTNLSGNLKKILGDLYGLRTWVEYGFWQCKQELGWTDYRFTNFQHIEKWWEIIFCVYTMISLSSPPFLSLNQAPSETEIHDSACISCVDFSNHKQWNHDSGWKNTLNNLRLIVQPLLLFWLIYPWLNVFPNSDLLLGFNHLIFTMNQFKPFFSSG; from the coding sequence ATGGATGTAGAATTACAAATCCTGAAACATTTGGCAAGAGATGCGCAGCCAACAGTTGCGCTCGTAGATGAATATTGTGCAGAGTACAAAGACCTGTTCAAAGAAGTAAGAAATTATGAATGTTTCAAATATTTACACTTAGGCATAATTTCACCAATCAAAAGAAAATCATTACCAGAGATAGCAAAAGTAGTCAGTATAAACTCAGCCCAATCATTACATCATTTTATAGCCAATTCATACTGGTCAGTAAATGAGTTGAAGAGCCGAAGATTAAAGAAAATAAAAAGAGCATTAAATGGTCAGACAATTACGGTAGTAATAGATGAAACCGGAGACAGAAAAAAAGGTAAAAAGACAGATTATGTAGCTAGACAATATTTAGGAAGTGTGGGAAAAGTAGATAAAGGGATAGTTTCAGTTAACGCTTATGGAGTTTATGCCAACATAACTTTCCCATTAATTTTCAAAGTATTTAAACCAAAAGGAACACTAAAGGATTCAGATAAATATAAAACTAAAATAGAGTTAGCATCAGAAATAATTACAGAGTTAATGGAATTAGATTTCAATATTGAATTAGTATTGGCTGATAGTTTGTATGGTGAAAGTAGCCAATTTATTAGAAAACTGGCTGAATATGGCTTAGGTTATGTGGTATCAATCAGAAGTAATCATGGAGTCTGGCTGCCAGCAGGGCAGAGCGTTAGGGCGAATAAGTGGTGCAAATTTGAAAGAACATTTAGTAACCAAAAATCAGAAACTAGATATATTAGAGAAATAGTTTATGGTAAAAAAGGAGCCATAACTTACTGGGAAATAACAACTGATCCAGAAACTATGCCAGAAAATTCTACTTCATTTGTCATGACTAATCTTTCAGGGAACCTCAAGAAAATTTTAGGCGACTTATATGGGTTAAGAACTTGGGTAGAATATGGTTTTTGGCAGTGTAAACAGGAACTGGGCTGGACAGACTACAGATTTACAAATTTTCAACATATTGAGAAATGGTGGGAGATTATTTTTTGTGTCTACACAATGATTAGTTTAAGTTCTCCACCTTTCTTATCCTTAAATCAAGCTCCTTCTGAAACAGAAATACATGACAGTGCTTGTATTAGTTGTGTAGATTTCTCTAACCATAAACAATGGAATCATGATTCTGGATGGAAGAATACTTTAAATAATCTTCGTTTAATTGTTCAACCTCTTTTATTATTTTGGTTGATTTATCCCTGGCTAAATGTTTTTCCCAATTCCGATTTATTGCTTGGATTTAATCACCTAATTTTTACAATGAACCAATTTAAACCTTTTTTCTCTTCTGGATAA
- a CDS encoding cysteine peptidase family C39 domain-containing protein, producing MNPSSSLRVQGGLQQDSTQQLSSTPEAAILNLVRLVAGDISLVSEFSQSWVVREFELGDDLTNYVVDEADTDSNSVIYLICQGRVRLLGFNQKLGREISTQLLLAEQTFGADHFFCHQALPYRAIAASEGFVISMTIADLKLWLQRLPQLKNHLQRLTRERQALIFLKGYTKLHTIKSKKLKELLPYLTAKYIPAGSLLSAATPSEKGRFWLASGQVQSISVGSFIPSVGDSWGYPESTLPDGTAQTNLLVYQLSPENWEAARAIAPNFFTDDYQPQEPAAEEVDVVPTDSKPQIVLPKLKTLRSPEAPTIATSNIEDIDLPQGEKRQKGKFSYSYPFIQQQSSSDCGAACLAMISQYWGKRLSLYSLRNLAQVDKTGASLEGLSVAAQTLGYDVLPVRGSLHKLEWHYNPWIAHWQGNHFVVVWQIKGDRVLISDPAVGRKWVSRSQFESSWTGYALLLDPTERFQALKSEKFSLGRYGQILWQYRPLIRQIVLACLLVQAFGLATPLFTQVILDEVIPVKNLPNLHIFAFSFLCLGIWRTVLTSQHQHLLDYFANRVDLNLIGGFINYTLQLPLQFFASRQVEDIISRVQENRKIQVFISRRVIAAAVDVLMVVTYLGLMTYYSWQLTLLVLSWIIPVVFLTVVASPYLKQASREIFQESARQHSSMVEMMTGVATLKTTTAERPLQKYWEERFLKMLKARLRGQKLAHRLQVMRNLINHVGSTLVLWFGATLVMGGKMSLGQFIAFNMLTGNVTNPVLALVGLWDEFQEVLISVERLNDVYAAVPEGNSQTTLFVMPPIRGEVRFENVSFRYNSFQERNALQNISFGVKPHQTIGIIGQSGSGKSTLANLLAGLYHPDTGRILIDGHDMSGVSPQSLRSQIGLVGQESFLFSGTILENITLHDQELSLVQAIAAAKLSGAHEFIQALPLGYDTQVGERGFMLSGGQRQKIAIARALIRNPRILILDEATSGLDAESERRFQQNLAQISEDRTTFIISHRLSTVRYADHIIVLDQGMVIEHGTHQELMAIAGLYHHLAQLQL from the coding sequence ATGAATCCCTCTTCGTCGTTAAGAGTTCAGGGAGGGCTGCAACAAGATTCTACTCAGCAGCTATCTTCCACTCCAGAAGCGGCTATCCTCAATTTGGTGAGGTTAGTTGCAGGGGATATTAGTCTAGTTTCAGAGTTTAGCCAAAGTTGGGTAGTTCGAGAGTTTGAATTAGGTGATGACCTGACAAATTATGTAGTAGATGAAGCAGATACAGATAGTAATAGTGTTATTTATTTAATTTGTCAAGGTAGAGTCCGTCTGTTAGGTTTTAATCAAAAGCTGGGGCGGGAAATTTCTACTCAATTGTTGTTGGCTGAACAAACTTTTGGGGCAGATCATTTCTTTTGTCATCAAGCATTACCATATCGAGCGATCGCAGCAAGTGAAGGTTTTGTTATCTCAATGACAATTGCTGACTTGAAACTCTGGTTACAACGCCTTCCCCAACTAAAAAATCACTTGCAGCGTTTAACCCGTGAACGACAAGCGCTGATATTCCTAAAAGGTTATACTAAGTTACACACAATCAAGAGCAAAAAGCTTAAAGAATTACTTCCTTATTTAACAGCTAAATATATTCCGGCTGGCTCATTATTATCAGCAGCAACCCCATCAGAAAAAGGGCGGTTTTGGCTGGCGAGTGGTCAAGTGCAATCTATATCAGTAGGTAGCTTCATCCCATCGGTAGGTGATAGTTGGGGATATCCTGAATCCACATTACCAGATGGAACAGCGCAAACAAATTTGCTAGTTTATCAACTATCGCCGGAAAATTGGGAAGCGGCAAGAGCAATCGCACCTAATTTCTTTACTGATGACTATCAACCACAAGAACCAGCAGCAGAAGAGGTTGATGTTGTCCCTACGGATAGTAAACCACAAATTGTTCTGCCTAAGTTAAAAACTTTGCGTTCCCCAGAAGCACCAACCATAGCCACATCTAACATTGAAGATATCGACCTTCCCCAAGGAGAAAAGCGGCAAAAAGGCAAGTTTTCCTATTCCTACCCATTCATCCAACAGCAGAGTTCTTCAGATTGTGGTGCAGCGTGTTTGGCAATGATTAGCCAATATTGGGGTAAGCGTTTAAGTCTTTATAGCTTGAGAAACTTGGCACAGGTAGATAAGACTGGCGCATCTTTGGAGGGTTTATCTGTAGCTGCCCAAACCTTGGGTTATGATGTGCTACCAGTGCGGGGAAGTTTGCATAAGCTAGAGTGGCACTATAATCCCTGGATTGCTCACTGGCAAGGCAACCATTTTGTAGTAGTGTGGCAGATAAAAGGCGATCGCGTTCTCATTTCTGACCCGGCTGTTGGGCGCAAATGGGTATCGCGGTCGCAATTTGAAAGTAGTTGGACTGGATACGCTTTACTTTTAGACCCCACAGAACGTTTTCAAGCCCTCAAGAGTGAAAAATTCTCTTTGGGTCGTTATGGACAAATATTGTGGCAATATCGCCCATTAATTAGACAAATCGTTCTCGCCTGCTTGTTGGTGCAAGCTTTTGGGTTAGCGACTCCCCTATTTACTCAGGTCATTCTTGACGAAGTAATCCCTGTCAAAAACTTGCCGAATTTGCATATATTTGCGTTCAGCTTTTTATGTTTGGGTATCTGGCGGACTGTATTAACATCACAGCATCAACATTTATTAGATTATTTTGCTAACCGCGTTGACTTAAACTTGATTGGCGGTTTTATTAACTATACATTACAGTTACCCTTACAATTTTTCGCCTCCCGCCAAGTCGAAGATATTATTAGCCGTGTACAAGAGAACCGTAAAATTCAAGTCTTCATCAGTCGCCGGGTAATTGCGGCGGCTGTAGATGTTTTGATGGTGGTGACTTACCTGGGTTTGATGACCTATTACAGTTGGCAACTCACTCTTCTAGTTCTGAGTTGGATTATTCCGGTAGTGTTCTTAACTGTAGTTGCCAGTCCCTATCTCAAGCAAGCATCAAGAGAAATCTTTCAAGAATCAGCCAGACAGCACTCTTCAATGGTAGAGATGATGACTGGGGTGGCGACGCTGAAAACTACAACCGCCGAACGTCCTTTGCAGAAGTATTGGGAGGAACGCTTCTTAAAAATGTTGAAGGCGCGGTTGCGGGGACAAAAGTTAGCCCATCGTCTCCAAGTGATGCGGAATTTAATTAATCATGTGGGTAGCACCCTAGTTTTATGGTTCGGGGCTACTTTGGTGATGGGTGGGAAAATGTCCTTGGGACAGTTTATCGCTTTCAATATGTTGACTGGGAATGTCACAAATCCAGTTTTGGCGTTAGTTGGGTTATGGGATGAGTTTCAAGAGGTATTGATTTCTGTAGAAAGACTCAATGATGTTTACGCGGCTGTCCCTGAAGGAAATTCCCAAACTACTTTATTTGTCATGCCGCCAATTCGCGGTGAGGTACGATTTGAGAATGTGTCGTTTCGTTATAACTCGTTTCAAGAACGCAACGCCTTACAAAATATCTCCTTTGGGGTAAAACCGCATCAAACTATTGGCATCATTGGTCAAAGTGGTTCTGGTAAAAGTACCTTAGCTAATTTACTCGCTGGGTTGTATCATCCTGATACGGGGAGGATTTTGATTGATGGACATGATATGTCTGGGGTGTCTCCCCAATCTTTACGGAGTCAGATAGGGTTAGTAGGGCAAGAGAGTTTTCTATTTTCAGGAACGATTTTAGAAAATATTACTTTGCACGATCAAGAATTAAGTTTAGTGCAAGCGATCGCCGCCGCTAAGTTATCAGGCGCACACGAGTTTATCCAAGCCTTACCTCTAGGTTACGATACCCAAGTGGGAGAACGGGGTTTTATGCTATCTGGCGGACAACGCCAAAAAATTGCGATCGCCCGTGCTTTGATTAGAAACCCTAGAATTTTGATATTAGATGAAGCCACTAGCGGTTTAGATGCCGAGTCAGAACGCCGCTTTCAACAAAATTTAGCCCAAATTAGCGAGGATCGCACGACTTTTATTATCTCCCATCGCCTTTCGACTGTCCGCTACGCCGATCATATTATTGTGTTAGACCAGGGGATGGTAATTGAACATGGGACTCATCAGGAACTAATGGCGATCGCGGGACTTTATCATCACTTAGCACAACTGCAACTATAA
- a CDS encoding ADP-ribosylglycohydrolase family protein, which yields MLGAIAGDIIGSVYEGYSIKTKDFPLFSRQCRFTDDTVLTVAVADVILNTDELPQSSKYIDQFKWYYRRYLYAGYGRNFSNWAKSNSTQPYNSFGNGAAMRVSPIAFAFPDLRTVLEQAKCSAAVTHNHPEGIKGAQATASAIFLARTSHDKAEIKSYIHNTFGYNLDQTLDQIRPHYQYDATCPGSVPQAIIAFLESTSFEDAIRNAISLGGDSDTIACITGAIAQAYYGGVPKAIAEQTLSHLNEHLYTITEKFMYKYCL from the coding sequence ATGCTGGGTGCGATCGCGGGTGACATCATTGGTTCAGTCTATGAAGGATACAGTATCAAAACTAAAGACTTTCCCCTATTTAGCAGGCAGTGTCGTTTTACTGATGATACAGTGCTAACTGTGGCGGTAGCAGATGTAATTCTTAATACAGACGAATTACCTCAAAGCAGTAAATACATTGACCAATTCAAGTGGTATTATCGCCGCTATCTGTATGCAGGCTATGGGCGGAACTTTAGCAACTGGGCGAAATCTAACAGCACTCAACCATATAATAGTTTTGGCAATGGTGCAGCTATGCGAGTCAGTCCCATTGCCTTTGCTTTCCCAGATTTGCGAACTGTCTTAGAACAAGCTAAATGTAGTGCAGCCGTCACCCATAACCACCCAGAAGGCATCAAAGGCGCACAAGCAACCGCATCGGCTATCTTTCTGGCTAGAACCAGTCATGATAAAGCCGAGATAAAATCCTACATTCACAATACCTTCGGTTACAACCTAGACCAAACCTTAGACCAAATCAGACCGCATTACCAATATGATGCCACTTGTCCAGGCTCAGTACCCCAGGCAATTATCGCCTTTTTAGAATCTACCAGCTTTGAAGATGCCATTCGCAACGCCATTTCTTTGGGTGGTGATAGCGATACTATAGCTTGTATAACAGGTGCGATCGCTCAAGCATACTATGGCGGCGTACCAAAAGCGATCGCTGAACAAACCCTATCTCACTTAAATGAGCATTTATATACGATTACAGAAAAATTTATGTATAAATATTGTCTATGA